In Salinigranum marinum, one DNA window encodes the following:
- a CDS encoding universal stress protein — protein MAKRILVPVDGSPQSAAALRFATEEWPGADFVLLNVINPANSGGRRSVLPTAAEDWYDRARDDARETFAELAAETGIDPDTIITVGRIAPSIVDAAADADHVVMGSHGRTGVSRVVLGSVAEAVVRHSPVPVTIVR, from the coding sequence ATGGCGAAGCGTATACTCGTCCCCGTCGACGGGTCGCCCCAGTCCGCGGCCGCACTCCGGTTCGCCACCGAGGAGTGGCCCGGCGCCGACTTCGTCCTGTTGAACGTCATCAACCCCGCCAACTCGGGCGGGAGACGGAGCGTCCTCCCCACCGCGGCCGAGGACTGGTACGACCGTGCCCGGGACGATGCCCGAGAGACGTTCGCGGAACTGGCGGCCGAAACCGGAATCGATCCCGACACCATCATCACGGTCGGCCGGATCGCACCGAGTATCGTCGACGCCGCCGCCGACGCCGACCACGTCGTCATGGGGAGTCACGGACGAACGGGTGTGTCGCGGGTCGTCCTCGGGAGCGTCGCCGAGGCGGTCGTCAGACACTCGCCGGTGCCCGTGACGATCGTCCGGTAG
- a CDS encoding KaiC domain-containing protein — MSSDDDWFERAFSDDADEGEDSTESDESTEPDHPADVAATDSPFDPPDGEGDQDARSPFGEDFSEAFNSAPVPDGVFEDDGSAAGPGMAPNGQAEADAFGGQEDVGFSSAEFNEAEFDSDLDRLDIGIEGLDNMILGGVPSRSLIAAIGSAGTGKTTVGMQFLHTGLQQGDRGVYITLEESRDRVLSTAAEKGWDFRGYEADGSLAVVDLDPVEMANSLASIRNDLTRLIEEFDAERLVLDSVSLLEMMYDHPARRRSEVFQFTRALKQAGVTTLVTSEASDADPFASRHGIIEYLADAVFILQYVRSNSFQETRLAIEIQKIRDANHSRQPKPYEITNDGISVHQQANLF, encoded by the coding sequence GTGAGTAGCGACGACGACTGGTTCGAGCGCGCGTTCTCGGACGACGCCGACGAGGGCGAGGACTCCACTGAGTCGGACGAGTCGACCGAACCGGACCACCCCGCCGACGTGGCGGCGACGGATTCACCGTTCGATCCACCGGACGGCGAGGGTGACCAGGACGCCCGATCGCCCTTCGGGGAGGACTTCTCGGAGGCGTTCAACAGCGCCCCCGTACCGGACGGCGTCTTCGAAGACGACGGATCGGCAGCCGGCCCGGGGATGGCTCCGAACGGGCAGGCAGAGGCGGACGCGTTCGGTGGGCAAGAGGACGTCGGGTTCTCCAGCGCGGAGTTCAACGAGGCGGAGTTCGACTCGGACCTCGACCGACTCGACATCGGCATCGAAGGCCTCGACAACATGATCCTCGGGGGGGTCCCGAGCCGTTCGCTGATCGCCGCGATCGGCAGCGCCGGGACGGGTAAGACGACCGTCGGGATGCAGTTCCTGCACACGGGGCTCCAACAGGGTGATCGCGGGGTCTACATCACGCTGGAGGAGAGCCGCGACCGCGTGCTCAGTACGGCGGCCGAGAAGGGATGGGACTTCAGGGGGTACGAGGCGGATGGATCGCTCGCTGTCGTCGACCTCGACCCCGTCGAGATGGCCAACTCGCTGGCGAGCATCCGCAACGACCTGACCAGGCTCATCGAGGAGTTCGACGCCGAGCGACTCGTTCTCGACTCGGTCTCGCTGCTGGAGATGATGTACGACCATCCCGCCCGCCGCCGCAGTGAGGTGTTTCAGTTCACGCGGGCACTCAAGCAGGCGGGCGTGACGACGCTCGTCACGAGCGAGGCGAGCGACGCCGATCCGTTCGCGTCCCGGCACGGCATCATCGAGTACCTCGCCGACGCAGTCTTCATCCTCCAGTACGTGCGCTCGAACAGCTTCCAAGAGACGCGGCTCGCCATCGAGATCCAGAAGATCCGCGACGCCAACCACTCCCGACAGCCGAAGCCGTACGAGATCACGAACGACGGGATCAGCGTCCACCAGCAGGCGAACCTCTTCTAG
- a CDS encoding NAD(+)/NADH kinase, translating to MEVGIVAQRDNERAASLARTLGERLGESDVTVRFDATTAATLGRADAGRPVDTFDACDLVVSIGGDGTFLFTAREANRTPILGVNLGEVGFLNAVGPDEAEAAVQREVDAYRRGELTVQEVPRIAARTDGWRGEPAMNEVVVQGPRRGRGGGGQIEVRVDGSTYGAGPGDGVLVATPTGSTAYNLSERGPLVHPDVGGLVINEMAARDGMPPLIVPLDRDVTVTVSGVEYAVVVSDGRARREIDAGTTVHVGLADQPVRLAGPAADFFEALGKLD from the coding sequence ATGGAAGTCGGGATCGTCGCCCAACGGGACAACGAACGGGCCGCATCGCTGGCTCGGACGCTCGGCGAGCGCCTCGGGGAGAGCGACGTCACGGTTCGGTTCGACGCGACGACCGCCGCCACGCTCGGACGTGCCGACGCGGGTCGGCCGGTGGACACGTTCGATGCCTGCGACCTCGTGGTGAGCATCGGCGGCGACGGCACGTTCCTCTTCACCGCCCGCGAGGCGAACAGGACGCCGATCCTCGGTGTGAACCTCGGCGAGGTCGGCTTTCTGAACGCCGTGGGTCCCGACGAGGCGGAGGCGGCCGTCCAGCGCGAGGTCGACGCCTACCGACGGGGCGAACTCACCGTTCAGGAGGTCCCGAGGATCGCCGCCCGGACCGACGGGTGGCGGGGAGAGCCAGCGATGAACGAGGTGGTCGTCCAGGGGCCGCGTCGCGGACGTGGGGGCGGCGGTCAGATCGAGGTCCGCGTCGACGGGTCGACGTACGGCGCGGGTCCCGGAGACGGGGTGCTCGTCGCGACACCGACCGGGTCGACCGCGTACAACCTGAGCGAACGCGGCCCACTCGTCCACCCGGACGTTGGCGGACTCGTCATCAACGAGATGGCCGCGCGCGACGGGATGCCACCGCTCATAGTCCCGCTCGACCGCGACGTGACCGTGACCGTCAGCGGTGTCGAGTACGCCGTCGTGGTGAGCGACGGACGCGCCAGACGCGAGATCGACGCCGGCACGACCGTCCACGTCGGGCTGGCCGACCAGCCCGTCCGACTGGCCGGTCCAGCGGCTGACTTCTTCGAGGCGCTCGGAAAACTCGACTGA
- the carB gene encoding carbamoyl-phosphate synthase large subunit encodes MSDEASPSESETDSENRTILLIGSGPIQIGQAAEFDYSGAQACRALQEEGARVVLVNSNPATIMTDPDMADRVYIEPITTEAIAEVIRKERPDGVIAGLGGQTGLNVTAALAEEGVLDEYDVEIMGTPLDTIYATEDRDLFRKRMEKIGQPVPRSTTISLDEGESVTDFDRDALTAKIKAAVEEVGGLPVIARTTYTLGGSGSGVVDDFEELRERVRKGLRLSRNSEVLITESISGWVELEYEVMRDADDSCIIICNMENIDPMGIHTGESIVVTPSQVIPDKGHQEMRDAALGVIRELGIQGGCNIQFAWRDDGTPGGEYRVVEVNPRVSRSSALASKATGYPIARVTAKVALGKRLHEIENEITGETTAAFEPAIDYVVTKVPRWPKDKFGDVDFTLGTAMKSTGEAMAIGRSFEESLLKALRSSEYEPAADWADVSDAELEAEYLAKPTPDRPYAMFEAFERGYSMEEVAELTDIETWYVERYKRVTDSVAAAQDGDFTAAAIAGHTNASIATATGSEVDTVETQVPGRTYKQVDTCAGEFAARTPYYYSSRQTEYFSGPLKGDAAAGELRVDRDVESVVVVGGGPIRIGQGVEFDYCSVHAIQALRELGIDAHVVNNNPETVSTDYDTSDGLFFEPITAEEVADVVEATGADGVMVQFGGQTSVNIGHEVEAEIERRGLDCSIMGTSVDAMDLAEDRDRFNRLMDDLGIAQPEGGSATSEDEALALARDIGYPVLVRPSYVLGGRAMQVVHSDSELKEYIEEAVRVSPDKPILVDEFLADAIELDVDAVSDGSRVLIGGVMEHVESAGVHSGDSACLIPPRSLDDDVLGRVRDVTLDIARALDTVGLLNVQLAVKDGAVYVLEANPRSSRTVPFVSKTTGVPIAKLAAKVMAGNDLDDLDAHEQIPEQISVKEVVLPFDRLEGSDPRLGPEMKSTGEVMGTASTFGKAYEKAQSATGKPIPTAGTAVVDLSAEEFPDPDSAEGQALVDAFADFYALAEFDSDEAFREAIRRGAVDLIVSRNRDALEVAVEEEVTYFSTHASARAALEARRHHDDDLDVVAVTDRAKRTAEWGR; translated from the coding sequence ATGAGCGACGAGGCGTCACCGAGCGAATCCGAGACAGACTCGGAGAACAGAACGATCCTCCTCATCGGGAGCGGTCCGATCCAGATCGGACAGGCCGCGGAGTTCGACTACTCCGGCGCACAGGCCTGTCGCGCACTCCAGGAGGAGGGCGCACGAGTGGTCCTCGTCAACTCTAACCCCGCGACCATCATGACCGACCCCGATATGGCCGATCGGGTGTACATCGAACCGATCACGACCGAGGCCATCGCCGAGGTGATCAGAAAAGAGCGGCCCGACGGCGTCATCGCCGGCCTCGGCGGGCAAACTGGCTTAAACGTCACGGCCGCGCTCGCCGAGGAGGGCGTCCTCGACGAGTACGACGTCGAGATCATGGGGACGCCGCTCGACACCATCTACGCGACGGAAGACCGCGATCTGTTCAGAAAGAGAATGGAGAAGATCGGCCAGCCGGTCCCCCGATCGACGACCATCTCGCTCGACGAGGGCGAGTCGGTCACCGACTTCGATCGCGACGCGCTGACGGCGAAGATCAAGGCCGCCGTCGAGGAGGTGGGCGGGCTCCCCGTCATCGCCCGCACGACGTACACCCTTGGCGGGTCGGGGTCGGGCGTCGTCGACGACTTCGAGGAACTCCGCGAGCGCGTCCGGAAGGGACTGCGGCTGTCGCGCAACAGCGAGGTGCTGATCACCGAGTCGATCTCCGGGTGGGTCGAACTCGAGTACGAGGTGATGCGCGACGCCGACGACTCCTGTATCATCATCTGTAACATGGAGAACATCGACCCGATGGGCATCCACACGGGCGAGTCGATCGTCGTCACGCCGTCACAGGTGATCCCCGACAAGGGTCACCAGGAGATGCGCGACGCCGCCCTCGGCGTCATCCGCGAGCTCGGCATTCAGGGCGGGTGTAACATCCAGTTCGCGTGGCGCGACGACGGCACGCCCGGCGGCGAGTACCGGGTCGTCGAGGTGAACCCCCGCGTCTCGCGCTCCTCTGCGCTGGCGTCGAAGGCGACGGGCTACCCGATCGCCCGCGTGACGGCGAAGGTCGCCCTCGGCAAGCGCCTCCACGAGATCGAAAACGAGATTACCGGGGAGACGACCGCGGCGTTCGAGCCCGCGATCGACTACGTCGTCACCAAGGTCCCGAGGTGGCCCAAGGACAAGTTCGGCGACGTCGACTTCACGCTCGGGACGGCGATGAAGTCGACGGGCGAAGCGATGGCGATCGGCCGGAGCTTCGAGGAGTCGCTGTTGAAGGCGCTCCGGTCGTCGGAGTACGAACCCGCCGCCGACTGGGCCGACGTGAGCGACGCGGAACTCGAGGCGGAGTACCTCGCGAAGCCGACGCCGGACCGCCCGTACGCGATGTTCGAGGCGTTCGAGCGCGGCTACTCAATGGAGGAGGTCGCGGAGCTGACCGACATCGAGACGTGGTACGTCGAGCGGTACAAGCGGGTCACCGACTCGGTGGCGGCCGCACAGGACGGTGACTTCACCGCCGCGGCCATCGCCGGCCACACGAACGCCTCGATCGCCACCGCGACGGGGTCGGAAGTCGACACCGTCGAGACGCAGGTCCCCGGCCGGACGTACAAACAGGTCGACACCTGCGCCGGCGAGTTCGCCGCCCGCACGCCGTACTACTACTCCTCGCGGCAGACAGAGTACTTCAGCGGCCCCCTGAAGGGGGACGCCGCCGCGGGCGAACTCCGCGTCGACCGCGACGTCGAGAGCGTCGTCGTCGTCGGCGGGGGGCCCATCCGGATCGGCCAGGGCGTCGAGTTCGACTACTGCTCCGTCCACGCGATCCAGGCGCTCCGAGAGTTAGGGATCGACGCCCACGTCGTCAACAACAACCCCGAGACCGTCTCGACGGACTACGACACCTCCGACGGCCTCTTCTTCGAGCCGATCACGGCCGAGGAGGTCGCCGACGTCGTCGAGGCGACTGGCGCCGACGGGGTGATGGTCCAGTTCGGCGGCCAGACCTCCGTCAACATCGGCCACGAGGTCGAAGCGGAGATCGAACGCCGCGGGCTCGACTGTTCAATCATGGGGACGTCCGTAGACGCGATGGACCTCGCGGAGGACCGCGACCGGTTCAACCGGCTGATGGACGACCTCGGCATCGCCCAGCCCGAGGGCGGCTCGGCAACGTCCGAAGACGAGGCACTCGCGCTCGCCCGCGACATCGGCTACCCGGTGCTCGTCCGGCCGTCGTACGTGCTCGGCGGCCGCGCGATGCAGGTCGTCCACTCCGACTCCGAGCTCAAAGAGTACATCGAGGAGGCGGTCCGCGTCTCGCCCGACAAGCCGATCCTCGTCGACGAGTTCCTCGCCGACGCGATCGAACTCGACGTCGACGCCGTTTCCGACGGCTCCCGCGTGCTGATCGGCGGCGTGATGGAACACGTCGAGAGCGCGGGCGTCCACTCGGGGGACTCCGCCTGTCTGATCCCGCCGCGCTCGCTCGACGACGACGTGCTGGGGCGCGTCCGCGACGTCACCCTGGACATCGCACGGGCGCTCGACACCGTCGGCCTGCTCAACGTCCAACTCGCCGTGAAGGACGGCGCAGTCTATGTCTTAGAAGCGAACCCCCGCTCCTCGCGGACGGTCCCCTTCGTCTCGAAGACCACTGGCGTCCCCATCGCGAAGCTCGCGGCGAAGGTGATGGCCGGCAACGACCTCGACGACCTCGACGCACACGAGCAGATCCCGGAGCAGATCTCGGTGAAGGAGGTCGTCCTCCCGTTCGACCGGCTGGAGGGGAGCGACCCCCGGCTCGGCCCCGAGATGAAGTCGACCGGCGAGGTGATGGGCACGGCGTCGACGTTCGGCAAGGCCTACGAGAAAGCTCAGTCCGCGACGGGCAAGCCCATTCCGACGGCGGGGACCGCCGTCGTCGATCTCTCGGCCGAGGAGTTCCCCGATCCCGACTCCGCGGAGGGCCAGGCGCTCGTCGACGCCTTCGCCGACTTCTACGCCCTCGCCGAGTTCGACTCCGACGAGGCGTTCCGCGAGGCCATTCGGCGGGGAGCGGTCGACCTCATCGTCTCGCGCAACCGTGACGCCCTCGAAGTGGCCGTCGAGGAGGAGGTCACCTACTTCTCGACGCACGCGTCGGCGCGCGCGGCTCTCGAGGCCCGCCGTCACCACGACGACGACCTCGACGTCGTCGCGGTGACCGACCGGGCGAAGCGAACCGCCGAGTGGGGCCGGTAA
- a CDS encoding DUF5815 family protein, with translation MTEPRVPGGRGAELELPCGRTRRVRTIDLGMREFDCPCGDTHATVMDVHPSERFLPEFLVEVLREAIETTSEEMPEFGTPHLMGIVTEEFPDAVATADVSDDGEIGCGIVWVTDFDARRLHEVVVELVVELMEHAVSHAEDDSLLTEFESQMLDFDVSAFVDEYRAQRDLSEEDVFV, from the coding sequence ATGACCGAACCGCGCGTCCCCGGCGGCCGCGGGGCGGAACTCGAACTCCCCTGTGGACGGACGCGGCGCGTCCGGACCATCGACCTGGGGATGCGGGAGTTCGACTGTCCCTGCGGCGACACGCACGCCACGGTGATGGACGTCCACCCATCCGAGCGGTTCCTCCCGGAGTTTCTCGTCGAGGTCCTCCGGGAGGCGATCGAGACGACCAGCGAGGAGATGCCCGAGTTCGGAACGCCGCACCTCATGGGGATCGTCACCGAGGAGTTTCCTGACGCCGTTGCCACCGCCGACGTCAGCGACGACGGCGAGATCGGCTGCGGGATCGTCTGGGTGACCGACTTCGACGCGCGTCGACTCCACGAGGTGGTCGTCGAACTCGTCGTCGAACTGATGGAACACGCCGTCAGTCACGCGGAAGACGACTCCCTGCTCACGGAGTTCGAGTCACAGATGCTCGATTTCGACGTTTCGGCGTTCGTCGACGAGTACCGCGCCCAGCGCGATCTCTCCGAGGAAGACGTCTTCGTCTGA
- a CDS encoding PRC-barrel domain-containing protein: protein MDGTPQEITNLVGREVYSNNGVFVGEVRDVHLDFERQTVTELALRDLNNELFHGRIEPGKGVMVPYRWVRAVGDVILINDIVERYTDEEEEAAIA, encoded by the coding sequence ATGGATGGGACGCCCCAGGAGATCACGAACTTAGTCGGCCGCGAGGTCTACTCGAACAACGGCGTGTTCGTCGGCGAAGTGCGCGACGTCCACCTCGACTTCGAGCGACAGACCGTCACGGAGCTCGCGCTGCGCGACCTCAACAACGAACTGTTCCACGGCCGCATCGAACCCGGCAAAGGCGTCATGGTTCCGTACCGATGGGTCCGCGCCGTCGGCGACGTCATCCTCATCAACGACATCGTCGAGCGCTACACCGACGAGGAAGAGGAAGCCGCGATCGCCTGA
- a CDS encoding LUD domain-containing protein — MSKSRADKAARIRRLLDTEGEAVKSNTRGFNQGRYDSVAKLESYEELKDRARAIKEDAIERLPELIDELTQTIEENGGTVYVADDAADANRYVREVCREKDADRVVKSKSMTSEEIEVNEFLEADGIEVVETDLGEWVLQVADESPSHIVAPAIHKSREGIARLFNETFDPDDELETAKELTMFARERLLEKIKGADVGMTGANFVTADTGTIALVTSEGNARKSAVVPETHVAVAGVEKVIPAVEDLQPFVELIGRSGTGQDITSYVSLLTPPVDSPTVDFDDPDTPIAADGDRDFHLVLIDNGRFDMREDEQLKETLYCIRCSACSNVCANFQSVGGHAFGGETYSGGIATGWEAGIEGLDTAGEFNDLCTGCSRCVDACPVKIDIPWINTVVRDRINRGTDHEFDWLVDGLTPDAEAEGVDLQKRFFGNFSTVASVGSALAPLSNWVASTDVSRRLLASTLGVDARRDLPSFERETLVDWFESRGPRVSASEAAREAVLYPDVYTNHAMVDRGKAAVRALEALGVHVRVPDVPSSGRAPLSQGMLATAEEHAHDLYAALAEHIDAGRDVVVIEPSDLAMFDREYEKFLAPRSHERLSEGSYEVMEYLYGLLENGADPDALRGPPATDPGVAYHAHCQQRTLGLAGYTEAVLGDLGYDVVTSDVECCGMAGSFGYKSEYYELSMDVGSELEAQFSTRETRHRTVVASGTSCLEQLDSLLARPSRHPVQLVAPGEN, encoded by the coding sequence ATGAGTAAGTCGCGCGCGGACAAGGCCGCTCGCATCCGGCGACTCCTCGATACGGAGGGCGAGGCGGTCAAGAGCAACACCCGCGGCTTCAACCAGGGGCGCTACGACTCGGTCGCGAAGCTGGAGTCGTACGAGGAACTAAAAGACCGCGCGCGGGCCATCAAGGAGGACGCGATCGAGCGACTCCCCGAACTCATCGACGAACTGACCCAGACGATCGAGGAAAACGGCGGCACCGTCTACGTCGCCGACGACGCAGCGGACGCGAACCGCTACGTCCGCGAGGTCTGCCGGGAGAAAGACGCAGACCGGGTCGTGAAGTCCAAGTCGATGACCTCCGAGGAGATCGAGGTCAACGAGTTTCTCGAAGCCGACGGGATCGAGGTCGTCGAGACGGACCTCGGCGAGTGGGTGTTGCAGGTGGCCGACGAGTCACCCTCCCACATCGTCGCGCCAGCTATCCACAAGTCCCGCGAGGGGATCGCACGGCTGTTCAACGAGACGTTCGACCCCGACGACGAGCTAGAGACCGCTAAGGAGCTGACGATGTTCGCCCGCGAGCGGTTGCTCGAGAAGATCAAAGGGGCAGACGTCGGCATGACGGGCGCGAACTTCGTCACCGCCGACACCGGGACGATCGCGCTCGTCACCAGCGAGGGCAACGCCCGGAAGTCCGCAGTGGTCCCCGAGACGCACGTCGCCGTCGCCGGCGTGGAGAAGGTGATCCCCGCCGTCGAGGACCTCCAGCCGTTCGTCGAACTCATCGGCCGCTCGGGGACCGGCCAGGACATTACCTCGTACGTCTCGCTGTTGACCCCGCCGGTCGACTCACCGACGGTGGACTTCGACGACCCCGACACGCCCATCGCCGCCGACGGGGACCGCGACTTCCACCTCGTGCTTATCGACAACGGTCGGTTCGACATGCGCGAGGACGAACAGTTGAAAGAGACGCTGTACTGCATCCGGTGTTCGGCGTGCTCGAACGTCTGCGCCAACTTCCAGTCGGTCGGCGGGCACGCCTTCGGCGGCGAGACGTACTCCGGGGGGATCGCCACCGGCTGGGAGGCGGGGATCGAAGGGCTCGACACCGCGGGCGAGTTCAACGACCTCTGTACGGGCTGTAGCCGGTGTGTCGACGCCTGCCCCGTGAAGATCGACATCCCGTGGATCAACACGGTGGTCCGAGACAGGATCAATCGCGGGACGGACCACGAGTTCGACTGGCTGGTCGACGGGCTGACGCCCGACGCCGAGGCCGAGGGCGTCGACCTCCAGAAGCGCTTCTTCGGCAACTTCTCGACCGTCGCCAGCGTGGGAAGCGCGCTCGCGCCGCTCTCGAACTGGGTGGCGTCGACCGACGTGTCGCGCCGCCTCCTGGCGTCGACGCTCGGCGTCGACGCCCGCCGCGACCTCCCGTCGTTCGAGCGCGAGACGCTCGTCGACTGGTTCGAGTCGCGCGGGCCGCGGGTGTCCGCGAGCGAGGCCGCCCGCGAGGCCGTGCTCTACCCGGACGTCTACACGAACCACGCGATGGTCGACCGTGGGAAGGCCGCGGTGCGGGCGCTCGAAGCCCTCGGCGTCCACGTGCGCGTCCCCGACGTGCCGTCGTCGGGCCGCGCACCGCTCTCGCAGGGGATGCTCGCCACCGCCGAGGAACACGCGCACGACCTGTATGCCGCGCTCGCCGAACACATCGACGCGGGACGCGACGTGGTCGTGATCGAACCGTCGGACCTCGCGATGTTCGACCGCGAGTACGAGAAGTTCCTCGCGCCTCGCTCTCACGAACGGCTCTCGGAGGGGAGTTACGAGGTGATGGAGTACCTCTACGGCCTCCTCGAGAACGGGGCCGACCCCGACGCGCTTCGGGGGCCACCGGCGACGGACCCAGGCGTCGCCTACCACGCACACTGTCAGCAACGGACGCTCGGGCTGGCGGGGTACACCGAGGCCGTCCTCGGCGACCTCGGCTACGACGTGGTCACCTCCGACGTCGAGTGTTGCGGGATGGCCGGCTCGTTCGGCTACAAGTCCGAGTACTACGAGCTCAGCATGGACGTCGGGAGCGAGCTCGAAGCGCAGTTCTCGACCCGAGAGACGCGTCATCGAACCGTCGTCGCGTCGGGGACCTCCTGTCTCGAGCAGCTCGACTCGTTGCTCGCACGGCCGTCGCGACACCCGGTGCAGCTGGTCGCACCCGGTGAGAACTGA
- a CDS encoding LUD domain-containing protein, with amino-acid sequence MATGTVTRFEASLDRLDVGWTHATTDEFESVLADVATEPAVGTPLPFDVALPDWVNTTPTPADLDEATTGVTAAALGIASYGSVVLPSTTAGGEPVSLFPDLHVAVVRTSDVVPGMPEAFEWFGPEFREGDHSSAIIATGPSATADMGELVTGAHGPKAVHVVMLDE; translated from the coding sequence ATGGCAACTGGCACGGTCACGAGGTTCGAGGCGTCGCTGGACCGTCTCGACGTGGGCTGGACGCACGCGACGACCGACGAGTTCGAATCCGTGCTCGCCGACGTCGCGACGGAGCCAGCGGTCGGGACGCCGCTCCCGTTCGACGTCGCGCTCCCCGACTGGGTGAACACAACGCCGACCCCGGCGGATCTCGACGAGGCGACGACGGGGGTGACCGCCGCGGCGCTCGGGATCGCGTCGTACGGGAGCGTCGTCCTCCCGTCGACGACCGCGGGCGGGGAGCCGGTGTCGCTGTTCCCCGACCTCCACGTCGCCGTCGTCCGCACGAGCGACGTTGTTCCCGGGATGCCCGAGGCGTTCGAATGGTTCGGTCCGGAGTTCAGAGAGGGTGACCACTCCTCGGCGATCATCGCGACCGGCCCGAGCGCCACCGCCGACATGGGGGAGCTGGTGACGGGCGCACACGGCCCCAAAGCGGTTCACGTGGTGATGCTCGATGAGTAA
- a CDS encoding L-lactate permease — protein MASTADALVALLPLATIAFLMVGRYWPATRAMPVAWLVAVGAGVVGWGMSARWIAAASIVGFITAANILYIVFGAILLLYTLKRTGAFDVINQGFASVSEDRRVQVVLLVFLMGSFIEAAAGFGTPAAIVGPLLVGLGFPPLAAVVVALTGNLMAITFGAVGTPLIIGMIDVFGSVDTVSSAVSAQGLTIEAWVAEIAVWAATYHVVVGIVLPFIGVAMMTRFFGEERSIKPALEVLPLTLFAWASFAVPYWLTAYFLGPEFPGLIGAMVGLFVTVGVLKAGFFHPDEEWDFGPQEAWPDHWIGDIQPGEGGVAAGTSGDGSVTADGGAVQMPLWKAWMPYALVAVLLVVTRVYDPVNAFVTQDLFTLAWTDILGTGLGDSFAVLYLPGAVFVAVHLLTIPLHDMRTDEITAAWSETIEKVTPAVVALLFAVATVQIMLQSGTATGTDSMLIVLSDGMASLAGGVYPFFAAYVGAFGAFLAGSNTVSDILFGTFQYGVADQIGTSKTLMLGAQAVGGAIGNLIAVHNVVAALAVVGLVGEEGRVIRLELIPLVYYGTATGLLTLVFSYVLFPGVF, from the coding sequence ATGGCTAGCACCGCCGACGCGCTCGTCGCGTTGCTCCCGCTCGCGACGATCGCGTTCCTCATGGTCGGGCGGTACTGGCCGGCGACGCGAGCGATGCCGGTCGCCTGGCTCGTCGCCGTCGGCGCGGGCGTCGTCGGGTGGGGGATGTCCGCTCGGTGGATCGCCGCCGCCTCGATTGTGGGGTTCATCACCGCGGCGAACATCCTCTACATCGTCTTCGGGGCGATCCTGCTGCTCTACACGCTCAAGCGCACGGGAGCGTTCGACGTGATCAATCAGGGATTCGCCTCCGTGAGCGAAGACAGACGGGTGCAGGTCGTCCTGCTCGTCTTCCTCATGGGTTCGTTCATCGAAGCCGCGGCCGGCTTCGGGACGCCGGCGGCGATCGTCGGCCCGCTCTTAGTCGGGCTCGGCTTCCCGCCACTCGCCGCGGTCGTCGTCGCCCTCACGGGCAACCTGATGGCGATCACCTTCGGCGCGGTGGGGACGCCGCTCATCATCGGGATGATCGACGTCTTCGGGTCGGTCGACACCGTCTCGTCGGCGGTGTCCGCGCAGGGACTGACCATCGAGGCGTGGGTGGCCGAGATCGCGGTCTGGGCGGCGACGTACCACGTCGTCGTGGGGATCGTCCTGCCCTTCATCGGCGTCGCGATGATGACGCGCTTCTTCGGCGAGGAGCGCTCGATCAAGCCCGCGCTGGAGGTGCTGCCGCTGACGCTGTTCGCGTGGGCTTCCTTCGCGGTCCCGTACTGGCTCACCGCCTACTTCCTCGGGCCGGAATTCCCCGGCCTCATCGGGGCGATGGTCGGGCTGTTCGTCACGGTCGGCGTGCTGAAAGCCGGCTTCTTCCACCCCGACGAGGAGTGGGACTTCGGGCCGCAGGAGGCGTGGCCCGACCACTGGATCGGCGACATCCAGCCCGGCGAGGGCGGCGTCGCCGCCGGCACCTCGGGCGACGGGTCCGTGACCGCCGACGGCGGGGCCGTGCAGATGCCGCTCTGGAAGGCGTGGATGCCGTACGCGCTCGTGGCCGTCCTGCTCGTCGTCACGCGGGTGTACGACCCCGTGAACGCCTTCGTCACGCAGGACCTCTTCACCCTCGCGTGGACCGACATCCTCGGCACCGGCCTCGGCGACAGTTTCGCCGTGCTCTACCTGCCGGGGGCGGTGTTCGTCGCGGTTCACCTGCTGACGATCCCGCTCCACGACATGCGGACCGACGAGATCACCGCGGCGTGGTCCGAGACGATCGAGAAGGTCACGCCAGCGGTCGTTGCCCTGCTGTTCGCGGTCGCGACGGTCCAGATCATGCTCCAGTCGGGGACGGCGACGGGGACCGACAGCATGCTCATCGTCCTGTCGGACGGGATGGCCTCGCTCGCCGGCGGCGTCTACCCGTTCTTCGCGGCGTACGTGGGCGCGTTCGGCGCGTTCCTCGCCGGCTCGAACACCGTCTCGGACATCCTCTTCGGGACGTTCCAGTACGGCGTGGCCGACCAGATCGGCACGTCGAAGACGCTGATGCTCGGCGCACAGGCCGTCGGCGGCGCGATCGGCAACCTCATCGCCGTCCACAACGTCGTCGCCGCGCTGGCCGTCGTCGGCCTCGTCGGCGAGGAGGGCCGCGTCATCCGGTTAGAACTCATCCCGCTCGTGTACTACGGGACCGCCACCGGACTCCTGACGCTGGTGTTCAGTTACGTCCTCTTCCCCGGGGTGTTCTGA